From the genome of Dermochelys coriacea isolate rDerCor1 chromosome 1, rDerCor1.pri.v4, whole genome shotgun sequence:
CATGAATAGGAAGAATTTACATTTATCACTGTCACCTTAACTCTTGACTCAGTCCTTGGACTGATTTTGTCgcacttaagtcaatggcaaagtaaatgttgatttcaatggctACAGAACTGGGGGATAAACCAGGGAGCCTGGGCAAGGCAGAACAGCTCTCAGCACAACCACCACTGAGCATtacctttctcctttcctcttctgAATAGGATTTGActgttggcaatctcagcagaggcTAAGGACTGAATGGCACATGGAAACTGAGCTGCCTCTCAACCAAAGGTCACCTTTCAATCAGGACTGAAACATTTGGATAGAGCAGGATGGGAAAGCTTTCCGTGCCACAATTCATGCTATGGGAATGTCACTCTTTTCAGGGCTGTTAATCCAGCACCAGTTACATGTAAGTGATAGCCAAGTCCCAAGCCACAGGGCAAGTATTGCTGAAAAGCACTGAGTGCATTTCTTTGTTGGATATCTTTATACTCCCTAACTACGCAGCTACATACAGTAATGATCCTGTTGCAGAAAGAGTGTCAGATAATCCCTCTGCTCTGAATATGCAAACACCCTAAAAGCAATACAAATCAGATGGATTTCGAACATAATGATGCCATTGTGCCTATTttatccttctcttctccctatCAGGTCTGCACAGTGGAGAGAATGGGCCAGTACCATGAAGGCAGCTTGGTTCAACAGTTTGGGTATAGGAATGGAAAATCCTGGGCAAATCATgtcacctctctctgcctcaatttctccagcTTCTGTGCAAAATGCGTAGAGATCTACAGACTAAAGAGACCACTGTTTGTGAAGCAGTGGGTTTTCCCCCACACCTCCATCCACTGagtggaagaaaaataaatcctCCAGTATTCGGCTGTTATAGGTGCAGCAATACCTGCTGGGAGTCACAGTATagttttagggtatgtctgcactacagcttgAGATGTAATTTCCAACTCAGTACATGGATTAGCTTTGATcgagctagcactctaaaaatggCAGTATGGCTAcagcagcctgggcagcagcatAGGCTAGCTGCCAGAGTACAATCCCATCCAATCCAGTCAATTATTCAAATTCCTTCTGTTTTAATAAGGAGGATGTttgtgaggaagggaagggagtcttgtggctaaggcacacTTTAACACTTTCAAAGTGCTTAAACTGGGAGGCCTGTGTTACATTCCCTATTCTACcatgagttttttgttttaacagagACAAGTCACACAACTCTCTATAAAACACGGATAATGATGCTTAGCTACGTCAAGTCCAAATTTCCCACAGGTGAGGACAAAATAATGAAAGGGGACATTTTGTTAGGAAAATTCAGTGAGAATTTCCTCATAGAGATGTCTATGAGGAATCCTGCCCATCCAGAAAAGCTGCCCCCAAAGATGGTGGATCCCAGGAGACACATGGGAGGGTAAGACCAGACAGCAGTTCTGGTCTCTGACACCTCCCACAGCTCCTTGCACAGACAGCATGTGGTTCATTAGAACCATACTCCCTGGAATTCCTCCTGGCCAAAGCCACTCCCTGAGAATCTAGGAGGgattacacacaaaaaagttaACAAAAGTTTCCTCCTTGCCCAGCTGATAACCAGATACAGATGAAGGTATCTACAGGATCTGGGAAGGTACAGTAGAGCATAGTGATGCAGAAACATCTGAACCCCCCCATAAGCATGCCGAAGGGATGAGCAGATCCTGGCAGACACAATCGGGACCTCAGTCTGTGCCTGCCCGTTCCCATCTGAAATCCATGAGTGTTTTAccgttgatttcaaagggagcagaagcaggcacTTTGCAAGTATcagtccattgactttaattaagAACTTAGAGATCCTCAGAGAGAAGAGGCTATATAAGTACACTGTATTATTTCTTGTTATTATTAATCTTAGGTGATATGAATAACTATTTTCCATTAATAGATCTGATTTATAaaagcagatttatttattttagtaaaagtGGCTGTTTAAGCCTATGTTGGtgattcaggattttttttggtttcttttttgcaaatttaAAAGATAAACATAATTGCTTTTCCAGTTTTGTTCTAATTTCATATCTTCTGTTTATTTAAATCTACCATCCCCCTTTTTACCCAGCGTGTAACAATATTACTGTACTGTAGTAGATTAGCAGCTTTATGCATACAACTGGCTGTGGTCCATGATTTTGGTTGCCCAGAATAATCAACATCCTTGGTCAAAGAACATCTAACAATTTATACACTCCATTTAGCTGTCACCAGTAATGTCACCAAGTGCAAAGTACAACAACAGAAATGACAGCTAGGCAAGATGAAGCTTTTCTAAAGTATTGTTCAACCAACAATCTCACAAACCCTTCATTGTTTATCTGCCTGTGGAAATGAACGCCACGCTAAGAGCGCCCTATGTATTTTTTATCCCAGAATAGGAGATACTTAGTCAAATTCACTACTCTCAGAGCAGAATGTGTACAGTACATTACAAGCAGAATCATATGCTTTTGGAGAAACGGAAAGTCAAGAGCCTGCCCTTGCACTGACGGCTACTGGGTTTTCAGGAAACAACTCTTGGCTACCATGCCAcactagggtaaccagatgtcccgattttatagggacagtcctgatttttgggtctttttcttatttaggctcctattacctcccacccccttcccaatttttcacatttgctgtctggtcaccctataccaCACCAACGCATTAGTGCACCAGGGAATTCACAGACTTGAGTGGACCAGCTTCCAGGGTTCTGCAACCTGCTTCCTGATTGGCCACATGGGCTTGACCCTGGTGGCTGGTGACTATACATAAACTTCCAgcttcccttctggccttgtttGAGCCAGGACCTGATAGTTGCTACTTGGGCTCACCTGACTTTGCCTTATAGCTCTGTCTGATGGAGGGTTGTTGCCTCACCCTAACCCCAACAGCTGCCTCGCTGTACCTCCCCCTGGATTGAATCTCCAGGAAATGAAACCTCTTGCATGAACTCTGACCATTGATTGGGACTGCCCTTTGACCAGTCTGACCCCTGGGCATTACATGGAATCCTATTAAAGCAGAGAGATAGATGTAAAGTGTATCAGACAAAAAATATGAATgattttcacttttaaagtgTCCCTGTACACTGGACAAATATGTAAACCACTTTGTTTAGTCTGAGGTCCCCCACACAATATTTCAGCATGGCAGGGAAAGACACAGGTATATGTAGGAAAAGGAGTAGGAACTCCTGAATCActgataataatactttgcacttttatcATCTACAGATCTCAAAATTCCTTGCAGAAATAGCTAGTATCACTGGTACTGAGCCTTGGCTACACTGCAGTTGCTTGGAACTGTACTGCTAGCATAAAGTGGCATTAAAGGTCagccctctgcctccctgtgGCCAGTGTAGGGGTCATGGCCAGGACTTTCTTGCACCCTGATCGTCTGTCTAAGGGTTTTATATTGCTgcctgccttccccaccccccagtatcTGAACTCCTTCCTTACACAAATCAATAGTGAAGCCCCTAGTTGACTTCATGGAATTtctggcacttctcccttttcAGAGTCAATGTTCTGCTTGAGGTcgggttttatttgtttgtttggttttgataCCTAGCTCATACAATGGCCATTGGAGCCACTGGCCCCTGATGCGTTTGAGAGTAATCCTCACACTGCTCGTATATTGAGGATTGGTCTGATACTCAGTCAACACAGAATAAAGGGAGCAAAAAGGTGGTTAAGCCATCTTTCTACTCCCTGTCTTCCTGTGGTGTACTGTGGTCTCCTCAGCCCCCACACAGACAAGTTAAgttacttgcccaaagtcacccagagggcatggcagagctggaaataggacCCAGCTCTCCTAACTGCCAGTTTCCTACTTCCTACGCTGGATCATGCTGCATCCAGCTTGGACACTTTCTATATGGCCTTCACTTACTCActcagtgcttcagtttcctcttctgtacaatggggatgatAACTGCTTCACAAGGAAggctgggagggtgtgtgtgtgtaagagagagagaggttataatttactgtttgtaaagcatttgcaAACATACAGCAttattactaaaaaagaaaaggagtacttgtggcaccttagagactaacaaatttattagagcataagcttttgtgagctacagctcacttcatcggatgcatttggtggaaaaaacagaggagagatttatatacacacacacagagaacatgaaacaatgggtttatcatacacactgtaaggagagtgatcacttaagataagccatcaccaactacagtccattggtgatcttcctaaaaaacaccatcctagccactatggatgtagaagcctctacaccaacattccacacaaagatagactacaagccgtcaggaacagtatccccgatactgtcacggctaacctggtggctgaacttttgactttgtcctgacccataactatttcacatttggtgacaatgtataccttcaaatcagcggcactgcgatgggtacccgcatggccccacagtatgccaacatttttatggctgacttagaacaacgcttcctcagctctcgtcccctaatgcccctactctacttgcgctacattgatgacatcttcatcatctggacccagggaaaagaagctcttgaggaattccaccatgatttcaacaatttccatcccaccatcaacctcagcctggaccagtccacacaagagatccacttcctggacactacggtgctcatacgcgatggtcacataaacaccaccctatatcggaaacctactgaccgctattcctacctacatgcctctagctttcatccagatcataccactcgatccattgtctacagccaagcgctacgatataaccgcatttgctccaacccctcagacagagacaaacacctacaagatctctatcatgcattcctacaactacaatacccacctgctgaagtgaagaaacagattgacagagccagaagagtacccagaagtcacctactacaggacaggcccaagaaagaaaacaacagaacgccactagccatcaccttcagcccccaactaaaacctctccaacgcatcatcaaggatctacaacctatcctgaaggacgacccatcactctcacagatcttgggagacagaccagtccttgcttacagacagccccccaatctgaagcaaatactcaccagcaaccacacaccacacaacagaaccactaacccaggaacctatccttgcaacaaagcccgttgccaactctgtccacatatctattcaggggataccatcatagggcctaatcacatcagccacactatcagaggctcgttcacctgcgcatctaccaatgtgatatatgccatcatgtgccagcaatgcccctctgccatgtacattggccaaactggacagtctctacgtaaaagaatgaatggacacaaatcagacatcaagaattataacattcaaaaatcagttggagaacacttcaatctctctggtcactcgatcacagacctaagagtggctatacttcaacaaaaaagcttcaaaaacagactccaacgagagactgctgaattggaattaacttgcaaactggatacaattaacttaggcttgaatagagacagggaatggatgagtcattacacaaagtaaaactatttccccatggtatttctccctcccaccccaccccccactgttcctctgatattctcgttaactgctggaattagcctaccttgcttgtcaccatgaaaggttttcctccttcccccccccccctgctgctggtgatggcttatcttaagtgatcactctccttacagtgtgtatgataaacccattgtttcatgttctctgtgtgtatataaatctctcctctgttttttccaccaaatgcatccgatgaagtgagctgtagctcacgaaagcttatgctctaataaatttgttagtctctaaggtgccacaagtactccttttctttttgcgaatacagactaacacggctgctactctgaaacctagcattatTACTAACATCCTCATCAGCTGACATTTCTGCAGCTCTCCATCATGTTTGCATGCTTAGGAGTATAAGGAGCCCTGAGGACATGGACTACAATGACTCAGTGAACAGACAGGTGCCATTTCTGCATAGCTTCACCAATACCCCTCtagcctgccccacccctgctgtgtCAATGTTGGAACGCTCATGAGCAGTCACTGCCAATTACGACTAAAGTTCTCAGCATCTGCTGATGTGATCAATTATCCACTAAGGATTAGGAAGAGACAATCCACTTTATTGCATTTTGCAGATTTAAGATTAATTTGAACCCAAGTTCTCTGAGGTGAAAGAATGGGGCTTTAATACAtttcagggctctgggggctctgCCAGAGAGATACGTGAAATAGGACAAACATAGCATCATATTCCTACTGATTGATGAGAGACTTGCATAGTGGAAAAGACTGCTAAGTTTCTACAGCTCCATCATTTTTCTCCACATATAAATTCCTTTAATCACTTTTGCTAACTACTAGAGATGGGGTCCAAACTATCCTACCAAAACTGAATATACCAGTACTTTTTGGAAGTTCTGATCAATAGCCAGTCTTCACTAATTACCAAAGCTTTTTGTGTAGGATCAAAGGTATGCTCTCTTCCAGACCCACTTTCTTCCTTTACTTGACCCTACAATGAAATCATAATGCTGAATTTGTGATGTCCCCTTTCTTTGCATTGCAGCAGAATAGAATGTCAGAGGGCAACAATCTCTCTGCCTGTTCAAGCTGAACTGGGAATAGCAAAGACATTATTAAAGTTGGAAAATGGCTGACAGGACTCTGGCCAACCCCACCTACGTACTGGGGGTAGGGTTTCCAACCCACCAGGATTATTATAACATCTCCAGGAGTTCAAGATTAATCTGTAATGAAAtgttatgtcatgtgatgaaacctccagcaatatgtccaaccaaaattatCAACCTAATtgtgggtggggtgtgtgtgtgtcgcaTAGGTCCATACTCTTGGGTCTGATTTCAGGATAATGTCCCTAATTTTTGTATaagacattttttccccaaagtttccCCTAGTATGAAAGTTGCTCTGTGAATttatcggaatgcatccgatgaagtgagctgtagctcacgaaagcttatgctcaaataaatttgtttgtctctaagatgccacaagtcctccttttctttttgcgaatacagactaacacggctgctactctgaaacctgtgaattttATCTGTCTGAAGTAtttttcctgaaaatgtaaatattctgCAATGTAATAACTTTAAAGGAAGAGTCAGTTTAAGGGAGAGATGAAAAATGTGTACTTCTAAACAAATTCTTATAATCCTACTCAAGCCGATTAATTTCTAAAATTGCCTTTTTCAGGTGACTGCTTTACTTCTATTTGACCAATATCCCTATCCACATCCAACTTTAGAGAAAACTTCTGTTAATTTTGAGTTTCAGTACCAAGGTACTGAGAACTGCTACCCATAACCAGGGCCGGTTTTATTGTcaaacacacacaacttcctGTTTTCCCAATAGCATATCTAGGTACTCCATCTCCTGGATCCCACAGAATATTTCCAACTCCATTTCACCTCACTCACCTGTTTCTCTTCTGCTCTACGCTGACTGTCCCAATGTCCTGCACAGCCTCAATTTCGGAAAATTCTCAGTAGGTTGCCAGGAAGAATCCCCTCAGTGTCCTCCACAACCCTTCACAAAATTTAACTGCACTTGTTATACTGAAACTCCCATCTCCCATTTGTATTCCCAGTCACATACTCcatgggttttgttttccttcatgTGATGACCCCTTCACATTTCAGTCAGTTAAGTTTAGCAATGAATTTCTTCAGAATTTCCTCAGAAtttcttcaatgggagctgcaggggtcatCTCTGGAAGTCAGGCCACTTCTATTTAAATTTCTAAACATGGAATTACAACCCTAATTTTAGGTACTGTtccagggtcaggccagatggctgcaggagagtgattattttttttttttagttctgaaaactgatctttattttccagaaatataCAAACTTATTCTCTAATTtctccatcttcttcttcttcttctactcCTCTGATGTACAGGACATTGTTACATCTCATCAAAACTTCACCAAGGTGTCCTGACAATGCACCATCTATGtattcttctgtgtttgcaaGCTGCATGTTCATACTGCCATCGACAGACACCAGGTAGTCCTTGTACTCCATCCCCCACTTCAGCTTCACCATCACCAGCTTCCCTGTCAGTCCGTTCAggaagggtttggggttcaggagcagatatattagccccaggttaagtagatcccttttccctgggtaagataacagggaaagttccagaacaaaaaggaactttctggaaacaattaaggcagacaggctgattagaa
Proteins encoded in this window:
- the LOC119856211 gene encoding small nuclear ribonucleoprotein F-like produces the protein MESSRAQRVFTIPSSRKFLFVLELSLLSYPGKRDLLNLGLIYLLLNPKPFLNGLTGKLVMVKLKWGMEYKDYLVSVDGSMNMQLANTEEYIDGALSGHLGEVLMRCNNVLYIRGVEEEEEDGEIRE